The following coding sequences lie in one Trichoderma breve strain T069 chromosome 1, whole genome shotgun sequence genomic window:
- a CDS encoding scd6-like sm domain-containing protein, giving the protein MSEFLGSRISLISKSDIRYVGTLHEINSDESTVSLENVRSFGTEGRRGRPEEEIAPSDQVYEYIVFRGSDVKDLRIEEHPAIKENKPPVMPDDPAIVGARARPGAQGPNQNAPAGAPPGAPGFPQHQYPPNQFYGGPPPPGSWGRGGPGPMAGPGFGNAPFPPGPPPPGWYPPPGQGFPPGPGGPGPWGNAPFPPGPGGPPGSEAPQGQRAAPELSATQESKPPAGPGADKSKGAPQSEPKSHAQAARQPSNAPAPPVESKPSVEEVKAVATTLASNGAAKATDASKGIPTGPKSNRVQPVLPLTGPASKPFQPPFAAEKASQAAPQSAAAGPSSVQDATSAARAAVALAMAQLSNTGGNAMDNLTTKVQEMRVNAIRGGSANRGRGRGGRPAKVEVPDADFDFAQSNAKFNKEDFVKEAVGGSPSHEAPAASATEGSETQDGTTPVAYNKSTSFFDNISSEAKERAENNGQKPGGREWRGEEQRRNIETFGQGSVDGGYRNYRGRGRGRGTRGGGRGFSRGGRGGPRPQYQSTAAGQ; this is encoded by the exons ATGTCTGAATTCCTTGG ATCCCGTATCTCCCTCATCTCCAAGAGCGATATTCG CTACGTGGGGACTTTGCACGAGATCAATTCGGACGAGTCGACAGTGTCTCTCGAGAATGTCCGCTCATTCGGCACAGAGGGTCGCAGGGGTAGGCCTGAAGAGGAGATAGCGCCATCAGACCAAGTCTATGAGTACATCGTTTTCCGCGGAAGCGATGTCAAGGATTTGCGAATTGAGGAGCACCCCGCTATCAAGGAGAATAAGCCTCCTGTCATGCCTGACGACCCTGCTATTGTCGGA GCCCGAGCTCGTCCTGGAGCGCAAGGACCAAACCAAAACGCTCCTGCTGGAGCTCCCCCCGGTGCCCCCGGCTTTCCACAACACCAATATCCTCCCAACCAGTTCTACGGTGGCCCTCCGCCTCCGGGCTCTTGGGGACGAGGTGGACCTGGCCCTATGGCTGGACCAGGTTTTGGCAACGCACCATTCCCTCCGGGACCTCCACCCCCAGGCTGGTACCCTCCTCCAGGCCAAGGCTTCCCGCCTGGACCTGGCGGTCCAGGTCCATGGGGCAACGCACCGTTTCCTCCGGGACCCGGTGGTCCCCCAGGCTCTGAAGCTCCTCAAGGTCAGCGGGCTGCACCTGAGCTCTCCGCAACCCAAGAGTCAAAGCCTCCTGCTGGACCCGGGGCAGACAAGTCGAAGGGAGCTCCCCAATCAGAACCCAAATCTCACGCTCAAGCAGCGAGACAGCCCTCCAACGCGCCTGCTCCTCCAGTTGAGTCTAAACCGTCGGTGGAAGAGGTTAAGGCAGTTGCCACAACACTGGCATCGAACGGAGCTGCAAAGGCAACTGATGCGTCCAAGGGTATCCCTACTGGTCCCAAATCGAACCGTGTCCAGCCAGTTTTGCCTCTCACCGGACCTGCATCCAAGCCTTTCCAGCCTCCCTTTGCGGCAGAAAAGGCTTCCCAGGCGGCTCCTCAGTccgcagctgctggaccAAGCAGTGTACAAGATGCTACGAGTGCGGCTAGAGCAGCCGTGGCGCTGGCGATGGCACAACTGAGCAACACTGGCGGGAATGCTATGGATAACCTGACCACCAAGGTCCAAGAGATGCGAGTCAACGCCATTAGAGGTGGCAGCGCAAATCGTGGCCGTGGACGAGGTGGCCGCCCAGCCAAGGTGGAGGTCCCCGACGCAGACTTTGATTTTGCTCAGTCAAACGCCAAGTTTAACAAGGAAGACTTTGTTAAGGAAGCCGTTGGGGGCTCTCCGTCGCACGAGGCTCCTGCCGCGTCTGCAACAGAAGGCTCAGAGACTCAAGATGGCACCACTCCTGTGGCATACAACAAGTCGACGTCGTTTTTCGACAACATTTCCAGCGAAGCCAAGGAGAGAGCCGAAAACAATGGCCAAAAACCTGGCGGACGCGAGTGGCGCGGCGAGGAGCAGCGCAGAAACATTGAGACGTTTGGCCAAGGAAGCGTCGACGGTGGATACCGAAACTACCGTGGTCGTGGTCGCGGACGCGGAACTAGAGGAGGCGGTCGCGGCTTCAGCCGTGGTGGACGGGGAGGTCCTCGTCCCCAGTATCAGTCGACTGCCGCTGGCCAGTAA
- a CDS encoding flavin containing amine oxidoreductase domain-containing protein: MSHSVDRFARKKVAIVGSGCSGIAALWALNRTYHDVYLYEAADRLGGHTNTVQWKAGKYTTAVDAGFIAMNSATYPNFLNFLSRIGVPTEPTEVTFSVSRDQGLFEWASTNLSTIFTQKRNVFSPRMWRTLFDIIRFSQFALDLLIDDEEYEPRYGGENMMNHVHKTLTIGEYLQREGYSDGFRDDYLIPLTAAIWSTSPDKCALEFPATMLVRFLWNHHLLSTLSLRPQWLTLKNGARSYIDTVMKGFPPNHMFLNTPVRNVSNDNQGRVLLHLENGKTEVFDHVILATHGDQALSILGPSATEQERSILACFQTSQNEAVLHSDLSLMPQNKRAWSSWNFLTLSSPSTQKANMDKVSITYNMNIMQRIPRNPFGDVLVTLNPIHRPSPSKIQGKYYYTHPLHTPSSVRAQRMLRYIQNRRGISYVGAWTGYGFHEDGFTSGLQVAQDHLGAKLPFEFRDSTYSRGRVPRLGLLDHLFRLIILAIQVFVIQVLERLAQSGRQRVVKPILNGFQKKQPRKKLA; encoded by the exons ATGAGCCACTCTGTTGACAGGTTTGCCAGGAAGAAAGTGGCCATTGTCGGCAGTGGCTGCTCGGGCATTGCTGCGCTTTGGGCCCTGAATAGAACGTATCACGATGTCTATCTTTACGAGGCCGCAGACCGCTTGGGCGGCCACACCAACACGGTGCAATGGAAGGCCGGCAAGTATACGACGGCCGTTGACGCTGGGTTTATTGCGATGAATTCAGCGACATACC CCAATTTCTTGAATTTCCTCAGCAGAATCGGAGTCCCGACTGAGCCTACTGAGGTGACCTTTAGCGTATCGCGAGACCAGGGCCTGTTTGAATGGGCGAGCACGAATCTGAGCACGATATTCACCCAAAAGAGAAATGTCTTCTCTCCGAGGATGTGGAGGACACTATTTGACATTATTCGCTTCAGCCAGTTTGCGCTAGACTTGCTCATAGATGATGAGGAATATGAGCCTCGCTATGGAGGAGAGAACATGATGAATCACGTTCACAAGACGCTGACCATTGGGGAGTACCTGCAGCGTGAGGGTTACTCGGATGGCTTCCGGGACGATTATTTGATTCCTCTGACGGCTGCCATCTGGAGCACAAGTCCTGATAAATGCGCGTTGGAGTTTCCTGCAACAATGCTGGTCCGCTTCCT ATGGAATCATCACCTGCTATCTACCCTCTCCCTACGCCCACAGTGGTTGACGCTCAAGAATGGTGCTCGCTCATACATCGATACTGTCATGAAGGGCTTCCCCCCCAACCACATGTTCCTCAATACCCCAGTCAGAAATGTGTCCAACGACAATCAAGGACGAGTACTATTGCACCTTGAAAATGGCAAGACGGAGGTGTTCGATCACGTTATCCTTGCCACTCACGGTGACCAGGCGCTCTCCATTCTCGGCCCCTCCGCTACAGAGCAGGAGCGTTCGATTCTAGCCTGCTTTCAGACGTCACAGAACGAAGCGGTGCTCCATTCAGATCTGTCTCTGATGCCACAGAATAAAAGAGCATGGTCAAGCTGGAACTTCCTAACATTgtcttctccctcaacaCAGAAAGCCAATATGGACAAAGTCTCCATAACTTACAACATGAACATCATGCAACGCATCCCGAGAAATCCATTTGGCGATGTTTTGGTCACTCTGAATCCAATCCATCGCCCCAGCCCATCCAAGATCCAGGGCAAGTATTACTACACTCATCCCCTGCACACTCCCTCTTCTGTGCGCGCTCAAAGGATGCTGCGCTATATACAGAACAGGAGAGGAATCAGCTATGTTGGGGCATGGACCGGATATGGATTCCACGAAGACGGATTCACCAGTGGATTGCAGGTGGCTCAGGACCACCTAGGGGCTAAGCTCCCCTTTGAGTTCCGAGATTCCACCTATAGCAGAGGAAGAGTCCCAAGGTTGGGTCTGTTGGATCATCTATTCCGGCTCATCATTCTGGCAATCCAGGTGTTTGTTATCCAGGTTCTGGAGAGACTGGCACAATCTGGAAGGCAGAGGGTGGTGAAACCGATTCTCAATGgcttccagaagaagcaacCCCGCAAAAAATTGGCATAA
- a CDS encoding transcriptional repressor TCF25 domain-containing protein: MSTRQLRKLQKQRELEAKTVQEPEGSDDDADDDEIAPVVAKPRANLFAALGGEDEDEDEGDDNAHEDPEQASTLEAPVEEPVAAATGRKNKKKKKKGKTKKAAPAQEAEQSEDDEIDRAIKELKIETPQAGSVTSNAPASQGLFKINLYNLKAINEMRNLFGRDTIESANAEEEEQRRGARNGIMQQQVDLETFLRGPPNARKLPEVSRRRNIFIQGREHWPMSTTGGLTLKELGKTADGTEYTYAHAPEYDEIQALFFAQVQMGDPMRMVHLLTQFPYHVSTLLQVSSVAKQDQNMALAAELCERALFSFGRVAPSSFKQSLELGMARMDFRRPENRQFWLAGYHYIKSLVRKGTYRTALEWAKLFYSLDRSDPYATRHLIHFLAIRAHESKWLLDFLNQLETEGGRDDTVYILQSRVLALLQLGDEQEARKHLIEGMQRVPWLYCALFQALNVDTPPSVWGISCETEATEFWVKLYLYQSKDLWNNPQATRLLLDVAKSIDRVDAKSLLKDEHPIDLGVARMAYIDGQTSLLALVPRGMLEQQPNYEFDPLPPAEKDNIFTGEGCRLPWREQRQTPARLGGIIAQMEELLARRGPPPQEDEDALMEQLRDGAFFGADGEAEDGDDVAEVPVSSEDRGMVAALIQMLGFGGAREADAADTREGEASRDNDDDVHPEEDDGEGTTDLPGSWPAEEGRRE, translated from the exons ATGTCGACAAGACAGCTTcggaagctgcagaagcagaggGAACTGGAAGCAAAGACTGTCCAAGAACCCGAAGGcagtgatgacgatgcagatgatgacgagattGCTCCCGTAGTGGCAAAACCTCGGGCGAATCTATTTGCTGCACttgggggagaagatgaggatgaggatgaaggcgatgacaATGCTCACGAGGACCCTGAGCAAGCATCAACCCTAGAAGCTCCTGTGGAAGAACCTGTGGCTGCAGCTACTGGCCggaaaaataagaagaagaagaagaagggcaagaccAAGAAAGCTGCTCCGGCTCAGGAAGCCGAGCAAAGCGAGGATGATGAAATCGACAGAGCCATCAAGGAATTGAAGATTGAGACGCCCCAGGCAGGATCCGTCACTAGCAATGCCCCCGCATCCCAAGGACTTTTCAAGATTAACCTTTACAatctcaaggccatcaatgaGATGCGAAATCTGTTCGGTAGAGATACGATTGAGTCGGCAAacgcagaagaagaggagcagcgtcGTGGGGCACGCAATGGAATCATGCAGCAACAGGTGGACCTGGAAACCTTCCTGAGAGGACCGCCAAATGCTCGCAAGCTCCCTGAAGTGTCTAGAAGACGCAACATCTTCATTCAGGGGAGAGAGCACTGGCCAATGAGTACCACGGGGGGTTTGACCTTGAAAGAGCTCGGCAAGACTGCTGATGGAACCGAGTATACTTACGCTCATGCCCCGGAATATGACGAAATCCAGGCTTTGTTTTTTGCTCAGGTGCAGATGGGAGATCCTATGAGAATGGTGCATCTTCTCACCCAATTTC CCTACCACGTCTCAACGCTACTGCAAGTGAGCAGTGTGGCAAAGCAAGATCAGAACATGGCACTTGCTGCAGAGCTGTGCGAACGCGCCTTGTTTAGCTTCGGACGGGTAGCCCCCTCGTCCTTCAAACAGAGCCTTGAACTAGGAATGGCTCGCATGGACTTTAGGAGGCCAGAGAACCGTCAGTTTTGGCTAGCAGGGTACCACTACATCAAGAGCCTCGTAAGGAAAGGCACCTATAGGACGGCACTGGAGTGGGCAAAACTCTTCTACTCTCTAGACCGTAGCGATCCCTATGCAACGAGGCACTTGATTCATTTCTTAGCCATCAGGGCGCATGAATCGAAGTGGCTTCTCGACTTCCTAAACCAGCTGGAGACAGAAGGTGGCCGAGACGACACGGTGTATATCCTGCAGAGCCGGGTATTGGCACTGCTACAATTAGGCGACGAACAGGAAGCAAGGAAGCATCTTATCGAAGGGATGCAGCGAGTACCATGGTTATACTGCGCGCTGTTCCAAGCTCTGAATGTCGACACCCCGCCGTCTGTCTGGGGCATCTCTTGCGAGACGGAGGCCACCGAGTTCTGGGTCAAactgtacctgtaccaaTCCAAAGATTTGTGGAACAATCCGCAGGCAACACGACTTTTACTGGATGTGGCCAAGAGTATTGACCGGGTGGACGCAAAGTCCCTACTAAAGGACGAGCATCCAATTGATCTGGGCGTGGCTCGAATGGCCTACATTGATGGGCAGACATCTCTCCTAGCGCTGGTGCCGCGGGGCATGCTAGAACAACAACCCAACTACGAATTCGATCCCCTGCCGCCGGCAGAGAAAGATAACATCTTCACTGGAGAAGGATGCAGGCTCCCTTGGCGTGAGCAGCGGCAGACCCCAGCGCGCCTCGGCGGCATCATTGCTCAGATGGAAGAGCTTCTCGCGCGGCGGGGGCCTCCACctcaagaagacgaggatgctCTGATGGAGCAGCTTCGCGACGGAGCGTTTTTTGGTGCggatggcgaggctgaggatggcgatgacgtAGCTGAGGTGCCGGTGAGCAGCGAAGATCGGGGGATGGTGGCCGCCCTCATCCAGATGCTCGGATTTGGGGGTGCCAGGGAGGCTGATGCAGCAGACACGAGGGAAGGCGAGGCATCGAGAGATAACGACGACGATGTGCATcctgaggaagatgacggcgagGGGACTACGGATCTTCCAGGGTCGTGGCCAGCCGAAGAAGGTCGGCGGGAATAA
- a CDS encoding cytochrome c oxidase assembly protein, translating to MSNALRLVRNGPSRTASSSSQWACFFCQHARPQSSRPNFADFRRKFSNSRPRREQQIQHQPRQNATYAPSMDRVREQYSQRNKTIAFYTMSVIMGTLALAYGSVPFYKMICATTGWGGQPVRAHGTSGEENQDLSSRLVPVTSANRIKVTFNAAVSDILPWKFVPQQREVRVLPGETALAFYKATNLGDQDIIGVATYSVTPAQCAPYFSKIQCFCFEEQRLNAGETVDMPVFFYLDPDLLNDINMKGVETVTLNYTFFKARYDNNGRFMPPASK from the exons ATGAGCAACGCACTGCGCCTGGTGCGCAACGGCCCTTCACGGACGGCGAGCTCTTCGTCGCAGTGggcttgcttcttctgccagcATGCGCGGCCACAGAGCAGCCGGCCCAACTTTGCAGACTTTCGGCGCAAATTCTCAAACTCACGGCCTCGGCGAGAACAGCAGATACAACACCAGCCGCGACAGAATGCCACGTATGCGCCGTCTATGGACCGGGTGCGGGAGCAATATAGTCAGAGGAACAAGACGATAGC CTTCTATACCATGAGCGTGATCATGGGCACGCTCGCTCTGGCATATGGCTCAGTGCCTTTCTACAAAATG ATTTGCGCAACCACCGGTTGGGGTGGCCAGCCCGTCCGAGCCCACGGCACGTCCGGCGAAGAGAACCAAGACCTCTCCAGCCGTCTTGTTCCTGTTACTTCTGCGAATCGAATCAAAGTCACCTTCAATGCGGCCGTATCTGACATCCTGCCCTGGAAGTTTGTCCCTCAACAGCGAGAGGTCCGAGTGCTTCCCGGAGAGACCGCCCTGGCATTCTATAAGGCGACGAATCTGGGCGACCAAGACATCATTGGCGTGGCGACGTATAGCGTGACGCCTGCTCAGTGTGCGCCATACTTTAGCAAGATTCAGTGCTTCTGCTTTGAGGAGCAAAGGTTAAATGCTGGCGAGACAGTGGACATGCCCGTGTTCTTTTACTTGGACCCTGATCTGTTGAACGATATCAACATGAAGGGTGTTGAGACTGTAACGCTCAATTATACATTCTTCA AAGCGAGATATGACAACAACGGCAGATTCATGCCTCCTGCCTCAAAATAG
- a CDS encoding fungal specific transcription factor domain-containing protein, whose translation MGVDASNPSEGASPYDTSSMSQQPSPHQHHLGASHSQSQLQSQSQAQQSQQQQQQQHQQPQQQPQRSVKRPRPVKSCTECRKRKLRCDRLCPCSQCQKSSRPCKYAPDQDSANLSEGSDAEAAEPGRPAKRNYSHSTLPGLGSTYSDAGAARPTKAGDSTSLPLLEELSIRMERLEKQVLVRSPSRAELGGGRIVAAPPETIRGLTVKRGALRTRYFGQNDPRVLLNLFDDAKAYVAHNFQREPFTSFEALHKHLRGELTKSLTPITVFVDSMMPIHKRMTDILPKRAVCDRLLAAYLDTSETQFRILHTPTFVEQYNQYWQGNPQAEHFLPQMLSVLAVASRFDTKSRGLVHQERVEGVHIPTACALIRIWLDSLKGKQLVELATLQVEVLLLLAKRMIIPRAQDSWNHLGFVVRMAMSMGLHRDPSEFEPRMTVFHGEIRRRLWFTVLDMDLYMSIAANMPCLTRDGDYSCRPPRNLNDVDLYPEMTELPPSRPLDQATDSQIQVYTVMTLPTRMRVAHMINRIDTIRDYQEVLDVGGKLDRFLEDINYIFPRHAALSDAQKSRLWRNRVILDMHVRRPLLALYRPFAMAAPEAPTQISRAYLRSCMVILKYIDEVDPNLPHFQDVAEMYVQMLRRDIVQASLSVCYFIRPAVRPSADTVMLDQHGIRSSPAPVDDFPGYIPDDLMLWTPARLIGTVQKTIDLLVGLIRGSDVKDVLCIAVVLESVRKADVRSEEITNNLFGLLDACLRATNVTADKLRSLYLGSANDAYSHGRMPYVQQGYSMGGLSDPTTELGGWIMWDGWD comes from the exons ATGGGCGTCGATGCCTCCAACCCCAGCGAAGGGGCAAGTCCCTACGACACTTCTTCAATGTCTCAGCAGCCTTCGCCGCACCAGCATCACTTGGGCGCGTCACATTCGCAGTCACAGCTGCAGTCGCAGTCGCAGGCGCAGCAgtcgcaacagcagcagcagcaacagcatcaacaaccgcagcagcaaccacAGCGTAGCGTCAAGCGGCCACGGCCCGTCAAGTCGTGTACCGAGTGTCGGAAGCGCAAGCTGCGATGCGATCGCCTCTGTCCTTGCTCGCAGTGCCAAAAGTCGAGCCGTCCCTGCAAGTACGCGCCCGACCAGGACTCGGCCAACCTGTCCGAAGGCTCAGACGCAGAGGCAGCTGAGCCAGGCCGGCCAGCCAAGCGCAACTACTCGCACAGCACTCTACCCGGGCTGGGCAGCACGTACAGCGATGCTGGCGCCGCCAGACCGACAAAGGCGGGCGATTCGACCAGCCTGCCGTTGCTCGAGGAGCTGTCCATACGCATGGAgcggctggagaagcaggTCCTCGTGCGAAGCCCCAGCAGGGCCgagctcggcggcggcagaatCGTCGCCGCACCACCAGAGACAATACGGGGACTGACAGTAAAGCGCGGGGCCCTGCGAACCCGGTATTTCGGGCAAAACGACCCCCGGGTGCTGTTGAATCTG TTTGACGATGCAAAGGCATATGTGGCACACAACTTCCAGCGGGAGCCATTCACCAGCTTTGAAGCCCTGCATAAGCATCTACGAGGCGAATTGACAAAGTCACTGACCCCCATCACCGTCTTTGTGGATTCCATGATGCCCATACACAAGCGAATGACAGACATCTTGCCCAAGAGGGCGGTCTGTGATCGCCTGCTGGCTGCCTATCTCGACACCTCGGAAACCCAATTTAGAATCCTTCACACTCCAACATTTGTGGAACAGTATAACCAATACTGGCAAGGCAACCCGCAGGCTGAGCATTTCCTGCCACAGATGCTGTCGGTCTTAGCAGTAGCATCTCGATTCGATACCAAATCCAGGGGATTGGTCCACCAAGAACGCGTAGAAGGCGTGCACATCCCGACTGCTTGCGCGCTGATTCGAATATGGCTGGACAGCCTCAAAGGCAAGCAACTCGTGGAGCTTGCCACACTGCAAGTCGAGGTGCTGTTGTTACTGGCCAAGAGAATGATTATTCCACGGGCACAAGACTCGTGGAATCATCTGGGCTTCGTCGTACGCATGGCAATGTCCATGGGGCTCCACAGAGATCCCTCAGAGTTTGAACCGCGGATGACGGTGTTCCATGGGGAGATTCGAAGGAGGCTGTGGTTCACGGTCCTGGACATGGACTTGTACATGTCGATTGCTGCCAACATGCCCTGCCTTACTCGAGATGGCGACTATTCCTGCCGGCCGCCGCGAAATCTCAACGACGTCGACCTCTACCCAGAAATGACTGAGCTGCCGCCGTCTCGACCCCTGGACCAAGCAACAGACAGTCAGATCCAGGTCTATACGGTCATGACTCTCCCCACGCGGATGAGAGTGGCGCACATGATTAATCGCATAGACACCATTCGTGATTATCAAGAAGTGCTAGACGTGGGCGGAAAGCTCGACCGCTTCCTTGAGGATATCAACTACATCTTCCCGCGGCATGCAGCCCTCAGCGATGCGCAGAAGAGCAGGCTCTGGAGAAACCGCGTCATTCTCGATATGCACGTGCGGCGGCCTTTGCTTGCCTTGTACCGACCctttgccatggcagccCCTGAAGCTCCAACGCAAATCTCACGGGCCTACCTGCGGTCTTGCATGGTCATTTTGAAATACATAGACGAAGTCGATCCTAATCTGCCTCACTTTCAGGACGTTGCTGAAATGTACGTGCAGATGCTGCGGCGAGACATTGTCCAGGCGTCCCTGAGCGTTTGCTACTTTATCAGGCCGGCCGTTCGGCCTTCTGCTGATACCGTCATGCTCGATCAGCATGGGATACGGTCTTCACCGGCCCCTGTCGATGACTTCCCGGGGTACATACCGGACGACCTGATGCTGTGGACGCCTGCGCGGCTCATTGGCACCGTGCAGAAGACCATCGATCTCCTGGTTGGCCTTATCCGCGGCAGTGATGTCAAAGACGTTTTGTGCATTGCTGTTGTGCTGGAGAGCGTAAGAAAGGCTGATGTTCGAAGCGAAGAGATTACCAACAATTTGTTTGGCTTGCTGGATGCTTGCTTGAGGGCCACCAACGTAACGGCAGATAAGCTGCGCAGTTTATACCTCGGCAGCGCGAATGACGCGTACTCACATGGAAGGATGCCTTACGTGCAGCAAGGCTACAGCATGGGAGGCCTTTCGGATCCTACCACAGAACTGGGCGGCTGGATAATGTGGGATGGCTGGGATTGA
- a CDS encoding NAD(P)H-binding domain-containing protein, which translates to MHIFISGATGRNGRIALDNALSRNHTVTVLTRNPSSLPSNPNLTIIKGSPSSQQDVQTALSTPSLPSSILITLNQRRTSDNPFSPLSPDSPPDLLASTTSVLLAAIAATPFAHPPKIVLNSIFGARESWKNLSWAFRAVLDHSTMKYAVKDHNNTDVLIRESGVPFVLARAPRLTEGPAAKVKVWPENGQGCGWNVTLSRESLGAWLITAAESNEWDGKSPVLTN; encoded by the exons AtgcacatcttcatctctggAGCCACCGGCCGCAACGGCCGCATCGCCCTCGACAACGCCCTCTCTCGCAACCACACCGTCACCGTCCTAACCCGCAACCCATCCTCCCTCCCCTCAAACCCAAacctcaccatcatcaaaG gctccccctcctcccaacAAGACGTCCAAACAGCcctctcaacaccatccctcccctcctccatcctcatAACCCTCAACCAGCGCCGCACCTCCGACAACCCCTTCTCCCCTTTATCCCCAGACTCTCCCCCCGACCTCCTCGCAAGCACAACAAGCGTCCTCCTCGCCGCAATCGCAGCCACACCATTCGCACATCCTCCGAAGATCGTATTAAACTCCATTTTCGGCGCCCGCGAGTCATGGAAGAATCTCAGTTGGGCTTTTCGCGCTGTTCTGGACCATAGTACTATGAAGTACGCTGTCAAGGACCATAATAACACGGATGTCTTGATTAGGGAGAGTGGTGTGCCGTTCGTACTTGCGAGAGCGCCGAGATTGACTGAGGGACCCGCTGCAAAAGTCAAGGTGTGGCCTGAGAATGGTCAGGGATGTGGCTGGAACGTGACCCTCAGCAGGGAAAGCTTGGGAGCATGGTTGATCACGGCGGCAGAGTCCAATGAGTGGGATGGCAAGTCGCCGGTGTTGACCAACTAA
- a CDS encoding ribosomal proteins l26 eukaryotic, l24P archaeal domain-containing protein — protein MVKVNKNTHSSRSKSRAAHFKAGSGQRRVIMSAPLSKELREKYNVRSIPIRKDDEVTIVRGSNKGREGKVTSVYRLKYVIHVERVTRDKASGQSVPLGIHPSNVVITKLKLDKDRESILSRSKVGRELRVPNKISA, from the exons ATGGTCAAGGTTAACAAGA ACACTCACTCCTCCAGGAGCAAGAGCCGTGCCGCTCACTTCAAGGCCGGCTCTGGCCAGCGCCGTGTTATCATGAGCGCTCCCCTCAGCAAGGAGCTGCGCGAGAAGTACAAC GTCCGCAGCATCCCCATCCGcaaggacgacgaggtcACCATTGTCCGTGGCTCCAACAAGGGCCGTGAGGGCAAGGTCACCTCCGTCTACCGTCTCAAGTACGTGATCCACGTCGAGCGTGTCACCCGCGACAAGGCCAGCGGCCAGAGCGTCCCCCTGGGCATCCACCCCTCCAACGTcgtcatcaccaagctcaagctcgaCAAGGACCGTGAGAGCATCCTGTCCCGCTCCAAGGTCGGCCGTGAGCTCCGTGTCCCCAACAAGATCTCTGCTTAA